GAAGAGTGTAAGATCGGCGTAGTTGATCCCTTATGATTGGCCACAGGTGAGTTGTTGAGATTCAGAATTTCCCTTATTTTGCTCAGttggattttggttttgattatggGATGCCACGAGCCTTTTAATGTTTCTGAAGTAAGTACATTATCTATTAAGCTCTTACCATCAAGGCTATGTTGGATATTTATGGGTTACATTTCATTCTATTGGTTACATGATTAGGCGTCCAAGTTCCCCGATGAGCAGTGGGATCCCATGTTTACAGTCAGCCTTGCTCAGAAAAACCACCATCCGCAGCAGTTTCAGACCAAAGGCCCTGCTAATGTTCCTCCAGGTAAAACATTAGAATCCTTTTTATCCATAACCtcctgattgtttttttttgttattgttaaaaTGACCTGAAACGTCtttgttgttttatttggttatcAATTGTTTATGGTCGTATAACACAAATGCATATTCtctgaatcagcttaggaacaacAAAAACTTTCCCTTTTAATTGATATGCCAGGTGAACTTTTGCAGATGGAATAAGATTCCCGAAAAGTTGTGTCTTCAACACTCCTCTCTATGAGCAAGTACGTATTTTTGAATCCTTCACATGTTTGATATGCTTCTGTTTTGGAGTTAGCTTTATAGTTCTTACTGAGCCATTCATACATTATGATTGGGTTTCGTATCTGATTGGATTTAGGGAATTTGTTGTTTTGGTATTGGTCTACCAGAAATGATGTGTTATTGTCTGCGTTATATTTATGTTCATATTTTGAACTGAAATTGACATTTGTGGGTGTATGATCTTGGCAGAGAAATTGAGCAAATTCAGAAATAAGTTTGCAGATTATAGATATCAATCTTTTGATTAGAAAACTGTTCcaatttcaaaaaaacaaaaatctgatTCAAACTGCTAGGTTTCTGATTGAGTTTTGGTTCATAGGTTGTTAATGAAGCGCCAAAGTTAAGATATGAATAGGGTAACCTATTCGATTGTGGAGGTATACCTTAATACCTTATCTTTACATTTCTTCTTGACTTGCCATCCAGATCTCCTTTGCTCATTAGGGTTTATATAGATCTTGATAGGACTTACGAAATACAATCAGAGCACCTTATGGGGCAGTTTGGCATTGTGATATGTAGTGAGCAAGAGCTTGCTGAATATACCCATTGTTTCAGGTTTTGAAGAAGAACTTGCTGAATAAGTTTCTAccattaattttgtttaaaaagcGTTCCTCGAATCTCTGTCCTATTAGTTTTATAGATTTGGATCAACTTGTGCACCTAATAAATCACATTTGTGATGTATGAATTATCAATGgttcttttgtgttttttggTATGGATTACTCATTGTTTCAGGGTCATATTAGCTTTGAGTTGCCTCATCTTTTTGTTTCGTTGGAATTTAAAATATCTGTTttgttatttatgaaataagaCTTAAGTGCTCTATATAATATAGTTTGTTTCCACCATTCCTTTATGTATTGTTTTAGACGAATATTGTTAGATGAGCCAGAATGATATGTTTACAACATGCATTGTTTTAGATAATTAGTAAGTCCGAAATATACTCTCCATTTATTTAATTGTGAAATACTTATTGAGATATTGTCATCTATCTTTGGCTCACATTACAGCCAAATCCAAAATTGTTTATATATGAGTCAAAAGATTTATATCTCACTGAAGACTACAATTATAAAAGAAAGAGGAATCGATTGAAGACTATGTAATTATTAGAGCAACTAGAGTCgtttccgggctacgcccgggttattttctatgaaaatattaaagtagAATATCATAttagattaatatatttttgtttaaattatgtttaatgtaaaataGTGTTAGGATTAAAATAATCActgaatgttaaaaaaaaagtattatcaATGGCTATTGGTACTTACTGATACAATGATTATTTTAATTGACGTAGGAAGCAGtaatgtaaatttaaaaatagttgacTGGTCTCGTTTGTTGTCTTGTAGTTTGATCCCATATGGACTTATGCTATCAGGCTTATGACAGCAATTTATTCCTCTTTTGGAAGCGTTGTATGATATCAATGTCGTTGTCAAAGTAAAAGCGCAATCCTGATGTGGTTGTGAGTGATAGTTTCCCTGTAAAAGTGAAATATTTGTAAGCATTTAGTTTGACATAAACTTTATGTTTAGTTGATTACCTTCATGTAACTGTGGAATGATACTTGTTATGATTACGATTTGGTTTTTCGTGATAGATATGCGATTTAGCTCTCTGTAATAGCCGCCTCGTTGTCCCATATAGTTAGACGTACCACTTTAGATCTACAAAAcattattgtattatatattttttggtgaaaaaacaaatcttatttaataaaatgtttgtaCCTGTCTAAAAGCAATCCAATGATGATCTTTGTATCTGTGTTGTGGTTATATATATCACTTCCTTGGATGAGGCATATTCGGCCAACAACATCTGtgggaataattttttttagtaacaAAAATAGAGAATTTATTGGTATATGAGATAGGTAATGGTATTTTTTTACCTGGGAGGAAGTTGGTTGCACTTGCTAAGCTGATCAACCGGGTGTAGTGTTGGGGACGGAATATTTATGAAGGAATTGGTGGAATGTTTTCTtgaatttgtgtaataattgaTGTCTCATTGATATTGATTATGTATGGATGAACGGTAAGCTTGTACCGTTGGTTATTGGGAAGAAGATTAAAATGTCTAATTTGATAAATTTTCCCTTCCTCGAACCGTTGGTACATTTTATCAGACGTAGAAATAGGCACCGTCCCTTCCATTTGTTGTTCATGTTTAGTGGTTAAAAGCAATCATTTTAAATGTAGttggaataaaaaaaaacatagtattTTTTAGACAAACATGGATATCAAGACACATGAAAGTTGTTCCTAGTAaagcatttttgtttttgtggttTGTGATGGGCCACATTCTAATGATCCTAACGATTATTGGTTATGGTCCGAGGTGGTCGCTTTGGTTGTTGTGATCTTTGGCTGCATGTCCTGCACACATCATAGGAATGAGATTTATTTTGTATTGCCCATCtattataatttgtatatttttatgtgtaGTTTGAGATTTTTTACGCGCGGAAAGtgcttttaaacttttttttagatGATAATCTACGATAATTTGGAGTTagcttatattattttaatctcAAACGCATATGTGATGATGTTTTAGCTGTTATTTGTTTGATTTACCAAACTTTTTTGGTTGTCCAAAGTACAGTAGatcagttttaaaatttaagtttgttttaaatcatatttagAAGCAGAGTAAAGTCATTATCATTATTAAGGGAAAATGCTGAAGTCTTAAAACAGAGAAGCGGAAATCAAAAATAAGATGGTGGACTTTTTGACGAAGAGGGTGGTAGATGTGATGGGATTTTCTTGAGTTGGAGAAcctgaaatttattttgaaataaatcagTGAACATAACTTAGTAATAGGAAACCATTTACTTAATTAATAGAATAGGGAGACGTACTTGGAAGTAGTAAGGTATTCATCATCAGGGAAGGAGTTTTAACTCTGATTCATTTCTGTTCGCTTAGATAGCAAGATGGCTTTTCTCATCCCTCGTCCATTTTTCTGTCTCACTGGTTAAATTGTAAGCAATCCATTTAAGAGAATATAAGCATAAGACATCGAGGAACAATAATGTTTTTAGGCTGAAAAGAATCTTATACCATAAAGGTCACACTTATCACAGCCACCTGTACGATTAAATTTGATAACTAAATTAGTTTATGAATATATACCGATGAAgagtatattattataatttgtttaaacTTACAATCATTAAACTTGGGTTTAAACGTTGGTGGATCGCATATCTGGTGGACTACGAAATacattcataatttaaaatattatgattttggATAAGgtaatactatattttaagaGTAATGACACACCTTTTGGTTTGTTGCGTGATCCGAGTAGACgtcctctttttcttttatgtgtGATCCCTGCAGAAGTTTCTAAATGAAACATTTGGGAAGGTgttagattctttttttttcaaaaatcttgaattgattttatttttcggaaacggagggagtatatattaTGGAACATGTGGAACGTTTgtgtatttattttcaaataaatgtgagagtgttttcatttttgttagtTATAAAATCATAAGTTCCTGTACGATTTCAGTCAtccatatttattttcaaaattttaaaacggtAGAGGGTCCCAAATGAGGCAATAACAAAAAGATACAAAGTTTTTCTTTACCATTTGATAAAGATAATGATATTTAATTTAAGCCCTGGGCGCACACACTTACTTATTGGCTGCATGTTTCCTTTGTCTCTTACTTTATAGATAAGTTTCGTATAATTAATAAATGATCATCTTTTTAGGAATGATCATGcggccaaagaagaagaaactggaCCAAAAGAGACTGATAGAAAGAAATATCAGAAGAGAGTGATATATAGGTTAAGCTCTGAgccattcaaaattttaaaatggtaGAGGGTCCCTAATTAGTTTCCAAGTGAGAAATCTAGAATGTTCAAAACGCAAGTGATGATGTTGTGTTAACGTATCATGTGTTTCTTTGTAAACATGTTTTAATGGATGGACTAAACAACACGatgaaatatattataatctCTTCATTAACGCttcaagacaaaaaaaaatgataaatagttgcagaaaattcaaaacaaaaacaaagattcAAGGTAGCGAAACAGAGGAGAGTCATTTTAAAACAGCGGAATGAAAGTGGGGTTGACAAGCTGATTGAATTAACACGGTCTTTTTACTCACGGTGGCGCTTGCGGGTTTTCTCCACTTCCTCAATCCCTGGTGGGGTTGCTATGTCACCACCCATGCCTAGCTTGGCCGCAACAACAGCCTCGCTGGATGATGCTCTTAACAATCCACCTTCCCCTTAACTGAGTGGAAGCAATTTGTTGGTGGCCTTCTGCCATATAATTAGTCAATTACGTAGGTGTTAAATAAAATCAGGAATAAGTGAAGCAGATCATCACTAAGATAAACCCACCACAGCTTGATTGTCAATGATGAGATCTTCAGTGATAGTTGATCATACAGTGAAGATACGGTGAAAAATGTGTGACacgaatttgaaaaaaaactccTTCCCAGCAAGCTCTCCAAGGCAGCTTGGTAGCTCCTCATATCCACCGTTTGGTATCTGTAGTAGTTTAGTATTTTCAATGCGTCGAGAGTTTTCGAGAGTAAACGCagacatttaaaatatattttaaatgtattcctatagacaaacaaaaaaaatacctcCTCAAGCGTAAGGACAGCAGCTTCTTGCTTGGTCAGCTTGGTCAGCTTTGTCATCTCCTTTCAAAGACTACAAACATAGCGCTATATTTTCCATCATCCACAGCAAGTTCAGCCCGAAACCTTAAAAGAAAGTATTCCAAGGGTTATTCAGTATTAAAATGATGGTTTGGTTTTTAGTAAATTGTATAGGATAAACAACGCAAACCTGATAACACCGGTGACATGGAGATTTACACATTTGTTGCACCGGAGAGAAATCCAGATTTCTCTGACTTCCTGTTGCATTATGGAATTCTGCAGTGATGGACAATAGTGATTCGCAAGACCGGCAAGGATGAAGCCTTGGATCACAGAATTCTGCAGATTTAAACAGATTTGATAATTAAACCAAGAGTTATATAATCGATCAACACAGTTCTAATATATAAGTAGGGATAAATCGATCAAGGAAGAGAGTGATTAAAGATGGGGAGATGTAGAGGTTGAAGGAGATAAACTGCATATCAGAAATCTAAAAGGTCACTTTGAGATTTGTTTGAAGCTGAGAAGAAAACCCTAATTATTCCTTTGAAGATGGATCGATGTTTGAGCGTTTTAAGGTTTTGATTTGTACACAGGAAAGAGAGCAGTATATAAAGGAGGAAAAGAGGGAGATGAAACGAAACCATAAAGAAGAAATTGATTGTGGAGTATTGATGGATGGATCAGAACTCACGGCAAGAAGACGAAGTGGTAGAGGAGAAGAGACTCGTGACTTCCTAGTCGTAGATTGTTAGGTTTCTAGATTTAggcaaatgaaaaagaaaacccAAATGAAACCAAATAAACCGACACACCTAAGCCCAGACGTACTGAGacccaaaacaaaaataaaatgttctGATTGGTTGAATATTTTTGATGACGTGGCATGCCTAAATTTTGAGGAAATCTCTCTTTTAGTATTGTGACTAGATCCtttctccgcgctacgcgcggataatatatttaaatttgttatatttatcatttttatttgtatgaaaatttttgtatattaaattatatataattagtttttaaattttatttttttatatttttagtttaaagtaaatatttttattatatgtaacacaattaactaataaaatatgaagaattaagtccgagattttagagttatgtattaaaattatgtatagaacataaattatcttagtttaaaagatcggaatctcatctcgaataaattcacgaaaCGAAAAAAGTACTTCAATCCTATAAAACCCCCTTTTCAAGAAAAAAgcgtacttaataatatttattttacgtgtaatagttgaaaaatgacaattgaatatcgatctagaatattattttaatatatctaatggtaaaatattaattgtaattaacaaatttttgaattttgtaagattacatgaattagaagtctttaaaatctaaaatctattttattaacataatatatttcttattcatttattattttgacgttacaaaatattgctttattttaatttgtatattaactttttaataatttacaagtaattttaaaattatcaagaatataatatatttaaaattatttatttatatatatatccaaatatgatgtctcatttttatgtgtgtttgcgttgagcatatttaatttgtagtttgtatatttaataccTTGTTGCGTGCcgttctatggttttaataaatgtgttgtcatttcattttttattactactaacatgattttttagtgatcagtgataatgtatttttaacgttatgtattttttttatcgtatattttctaactcttcatgctgacacttttttagaatcattttaattagataatatgtttaaagatgtaaataaaattgtGTATGTTGTAAATCTAGACTTTTTAGTGTAACTGAGCACTTTCagttatgaaaattatattatgattttattttactaaatctttctttctgtgtatattttttgttttattttgtatttttacaattttattgccttattctttaattgcagagaattgctatttttaatttttgtttcatataccttaaaagtcttcggttgatttttgtttgttttctttctctaattacaatgtacagtttgactgtttcttttttttttggatcaaactactaatatcatgAGATAGAAAAGTTTAAACTCCAACAATGGAGTGAATATTTGTGCTAGAGAAAACTGATTTAGCCACTAatatagtgagatattataatattagaaggtatggaaactcttctctgttgtcctacgctggacataattaagttgttatcaattgattctatatttgtgataactggAAATACATCTTTATGTCTTCCTTACATTATCCTTAATTGGTTTATGGTTCGACCATTTCTAATATACTGagagtaacataatattagatgttgattatcttcttccaattaggaatgcacagaatgagagaaattcaaggtgataccactttacaattttgtcctcatatctatatagagttagtttatagattactctatatgtttcaaaatgtaatcagttttaattaaaatgtgtaatatttaaaagttattactttagaaaactatcatttaatatataaatttaatcaattacacagtaatttacataatttaattggccacacaatatccaataaatataaagttacattgaaatataaaaacaatttatttagtgaaacaaaaaatacttttaaaccattatattataaaacaaagaaaatattcaaatcatATTGAAACATTCAtaagaatcagaaaagctgaaatctcaatgtcgatcatttacgtcggccatgctttagaccatctccaatgtattcctctatttttttctctaaaatagaggaatttcataatagagatggattGTCTCCGATGCATTTTCCTATTTTCTCTcctgaaaaaaaatattcttgatatattcttttttaagtttacaaataatattttttatttctgaaagttgaaaaccagcccaatttattttagtattttataaaattatgatattatttacactaaatatttctttacaaactattatgtaaataaaaaaatataattatatttatataaataatatatttcactaaaaaaaaattttcggttataattgtttaagtaaaaagttaaaggatcattttgtaaaaacaaatagagtaggtgacatggcaaaaatatagtttctcattggcCGATTATTTTCACCTACGTGGAGACTCTATCTAATATAGCATAgctaaaatacattttaaaatttgcttGAATGTTCcaaataatgaacttattaaaatatctacattaataaaatattaaattgtaaTAAATTATGAGTTATTCAAGTTCATGAGTTCAATGtcaaatattaaactttagatTTTGTGTAAGTAGAGTGAACCATTACCATGGTAAAATAACTGAAACTAATTTTCATATGTAGCTATACattttatccaaaaatatatatgtagtttTGTACTTGCAATAGTAGTCAGAAGAAACTTACAAAAACAGAAGTTGTTGTTGAGAGCTTAAGCAGATTTCTATATTCTTTGATTATTGTGTTTTTATCCTTGATCCAACTCCCAAGTGAATGTTACTGGTTAAAGTAATTTCTGACAACTTAAACATGTCAAGAATCATACACACTGgccatttcttatatttgttATTGGGTAATTTCATGAGAAAATGCCAAAAAGGTCAATACGCCTATTACATTAACATCATAGTATATTTTCTTATTCCGTTTTCTAACTACCTAgaattaaaaactacttttTTTTGCTGAATAGTAGCTAGAAAAACCTTATATAGGCTGAATAAGCTGAAGGTTATCTGCCATGTACTTATGCCAAGCTATCAAGAAAAATATGTGAAACTTTGGTAGATAAACCACAAACTATCAAAAGAAGGTCGTATATAATTCTGCAGAATATGTTTATTTGCTATGTTTAGAAGAGGGGGAATCTTGTATGTAATTACTATTACTGAATTGTCATTTCCTAAAGACAACCTTTGAATACATCCCAAAACTATAAGACTGATAATTTCTTTGTTAGCCAAGTGAAACCCATTCTAGTTGCAGATTTCTAGCATAAGAGAAATTCAAGTACATTTATAAGAGGAAACACataaaagaagaaataataataattacatgaatGATGAATCCAGACAAACCAAACAACAGTACTTGTCGTTGAACAaacattatttttcttataaactcCAAGTCTCCAACAATTGCATACAGAAAAAAAGTCATGAGAAAAACGCTCTacaaagtttcaaaattttctggTTGACTCTTTTCTTTCTGTAAACATCAAAGATGTCTCCACCTCGAGCTTGTACAACGTGTTTTTTGGTTGCTTGGAAGTAACAGCAATCCTCTTCGTCCACCAGCTCAAAATTCAGATTATACTTTGTCACTGAATTTGTTGTTTTGATTCTTATGCGATGGCATCAGATCATATGGTGCCTTTTAAATAACCAAGATGGTCACTAAACTGAGAAGTACCTTCTGATTTTAGAGCAGAGGCTTCCCAGTTAACACACCGGGTAAACTGTAAATCTCTGGGGATTCAGGGTGACTTTCACCGCAAGAAACAAAGTCGTGAACTTCGTTTCCATTGAACTGCACACTATTTCCTTCTCCATTTGCCTTTCCTTCATCAAAACCCTCTGTCCAACCGCCTCTTCTAACAACCCAAAAGAAGAATAAGTATTAGACATGAGCACATAACCACAAGTGTCATCTGGATCCAGGTTCATCAAACATTTTACTGCTTGCTGAGCAACCTCAACTTTTCCTGCAAGCACAAAGATAAGAACTCCATATAATAGTGTCTTCTTACACCATTATGGTCATTATTACTCTCTTCTTGAAACTCTTTACTTTTTGGACCCCAACACAATGGTTTTGTGATTCCTGAGCTTAATTCTTTAAATTCTCAGCTTTGCTCTTTGCTTCTCCAAGCTTTGACTGCGTCTTATAGGCTTGATTACCAACTAATGCTAGCttaatcaaatcaaatatgGCCGTTAAATACGCAACAATATCTATTTTGTTGACTGTGACTATGACTTGCTCCACACCAAAAGCTATAAGAACCCGTGTATGCTCCTTGTCTGCCCTTTCAAATTATCTAAGCCCGCTTCAAAAGCACCAATAGTTGCATCTATGACCAGAATCACAGCAAGTTCGGAACCATGAGCTAGGTATAATACTGAACTCCTAAAAGTACACCACCACAGTTCTGTTGAAGGAGTGtgttcaatttatttttaaaatttgaccGAATAAGTGAAAATCAAAGCAACAAAATGTTTGATGAGGGCTTACGGGGAAATGAGAAAATGGACTACAACTCGAGTAGTTGCGGTGACGTTGTTGAGAGCCGAGCCTTGGACAGACTGTATGTGGCCTACAACATctacaaataaataaactgGTTTGAAATggtaacaacaacaaccaaaGCTCTCtggtgcaaaaaaaaaagcttcttCATTCCCAAGAACCTATGCATCCACGCTAGCCTTAGAACCAGTTACAATATTCCACGGATAAAACTACAATTCAGACCCAAAAGAaacaaaggaagaaaaaaatagatgaaCTCCAAGCATTTAGATGGGACTTACTTCTCTCTCAGGCTTGGGAACACAACATTTGACTAAGCATCATTTGTTTATGGTCCTCAGCTTCCTTATACATATGTTCCAGTCAGAGAATAGATTAGTTCCAAAATGGGGAATCAAATCAATTTCCTTCAACTAATAGACACACACACTTTTTAGCATCTTCTGGTTCTCTGTCTTGATCTGGATTCTACATTGATGAATTCCATGAATCCCCCTTCTAATTAGGTTAGTTCAAGATGaggcaaaaatattttaaaatgaaaaatttcccaattgaaaaaataaaaccgGCATAAGTGAAGGTTACGAAAAAATATAGTACCATGTCGAGCCATGAGCTCTTGCTTTCTGCTATGTCTAGTAGCTTCTGTTTAGGGATCAGCCTACACAGAAGAAATATAAGAgacatattaataaaacatcaaattgCAAACATCGTGTTTTCAAATAAAACCCAGCTATTGTTACCATGTTTCCATGTCAGGATCTATGCGGCAGAAGGATCCACTGTTGATTGCTTCGGTAGTCCATGACGCTAGCGCTGAGGGGATCTGGCCGATATTGACAGTATATACTTCTAGATCTAGAAAATGGAAAGGCTTGGTTCAGATTTAGACTGAACTATTGATTTCAAAATTCACTATACCTTTGGCGGGTGGATTTGTAGCCGGAGCTTTTACCAGATCTTCACTACCTTTTGAAAATGGCTTCCTAAGTTCACATGAACTGGAATGAAAATCACCAGAACTCCACTTGTACGGCGTCGTAGTAGCTTAACTAAACAACCAACACAAACATCCCTCTGTCTTTAAAAAG
The nucleotide sequence above comes from Brassica napus cultivar Da-Ae chromosome A9, Da-Ae, whole genome shotgun sequence. Encoded proteins:
- the LOC106367287 gene encoding protein argonaute 9-like, which codes for MGCHEPFNVSEASKFPDEQWDPMFTVSLAQKNHHPQQFQTKGPANVPPDGIRFPKSCVFNTPLYEQVVNEAPKLRYE